One part of the Mycobacterium marinum genome encodes these proteins:
- a CDS encoding long-chain-fatty-acid--CoA ligase — translation MTSLAGNLIEGARRHPNRIALRLDEIEIPYGALDAASARLAGLLIQRGLRPGDRVGVMLPNVPYFAVAYYGVLRAGGVVVPMNVLLKERETSFYLTDSEAKAIIAWHEFAPAAQAGADEAGAECILVKPGEFEELIQAAEPLEEAAVREDDDTAVILYTSGTTGKPKGAELTHANLRRNVEVIVQMLQVGSDDVILGALPLFHAFGQTAGLNAAVAAGACLTLIPRFSPEKALQIIERDRVTVFEGVPTMFAAMLHSTERPDTGSLRLCVSGGAAMPVEVMRGFEEAFGTMVLEGYGLSETSPTASFNHPDRERKPGSIGTPIAGVQMKLLEVDTHGIGEIAIRGHNVMKGYWNRPDATAAAIDAEGWFRTGDLARIDEDGYYFIVDRSKDMIIRGGYNVYPREIEEVLYEHPEVREAAVVAVPDDMLGEEVGAAIALIPGATSDAAALSDFVKERVAAYKYPRRIWFVDELPKGPTGKILKRDITVPQASPAQQ, via the coding sequence GTGACCAGTCTGGCCGGCAACCTGATCGAGGGCGCTCGCCGCCACCCGAACCGAATCGCGTTGCGTCTCGACGAGATCGAAATACCTTACGGCGCACTTGATGCCGCCAGTGCGCGGCTCGCCGGCCTGCTGATCCAGCGCGGATTGCGCCCCGGCGACCGGGTGGGTGTCATGCTGCCCAACGTCCCCTACTTCGCGGTTGCCTACTATGGCGTGCTGCGTGCGGGCGGGGTGGTGGTGCCGATGAACGTGTTGCTCAAGGAGCGGGAAACCAGCTTTTATCTCACTGACTCCGAAGCCAAGGCGATCATCGCCTGGCACGAGTTTGCTCCCGCAGCGCAAGCGGGTGCCGATGAGGCTGGCGCCGAGTGCATCTTGGTCAAGCCGGGCGAATTCGAGGAACTCATCCAAGCGGCCGAGCCGCTCGAAGAGGCGGCCGTGCGCGAGGACGACGACACCGCGGTGATCCTCTACACCTCGGGCACCACCGGAAAGCCCAAGGGCGCCGAGCTCACCCACGCCAACCTGCGCCGCAACGTCGAGGTCATCGTGCAGATGCTGCAGGTGGGGTCCGATGATGTGATCCTGGGCGCCCTGCCCCTGTTCCACGCGTTCGGGCAGACCGCCGGGCTCAACGCCGCAGTCGCCGCCGGCGCATGCCTGACCCTGATCCCGCGCTTCTCGCCGGAGAAGGCGTTGCAGATTATCGAGCGAGACCGGGTCACTGTTTTTGAGGGCGTGCCCACCATGTTCGCCGCGATGCTGCACAGCACCGAGCGCCCGGACACCGGATCGTTGCGGCTGTGCGTGTCCGGTGGGGCCGCGATGCCGGTCGAAGTGATGCGCGGCTTCGAGGAGGCCTTCGGCACCATGGTGCTCGAGGGGTACGGCCTGAGCGAAACCTCGCCGACGGCGTCGTTCAACCATCCCGATCGGGAGCGCAAGCCGGGGTCGATCGGCACGCCGATCGCCGGGGTCCAGATGAAACTTCTCGAAGTCGACACGCACGGCATCGGCGAGATCGCCATCCGCGGGCACAACGTGATGAAGGGCTACTGGAACCGGCCCGATGCCACCGCGGCCGCGATCGACGCCGAGGGCTGGTTTCGCACCGGGGATCTGGCGCGCATCGATGAGGACGGCTACTACTTCATCGTGGACCGGTCCAAGGACATGATCATCCGGGGCGGCTACAACGTCTACCCGCGCGAGATCGAGGAGGTGCTCTACGAGCATCCCGAGGTCCGCGAGGCGGCGGTGGTCGCCGTTCCCGACGACATGCTCGGGGAGGAGGTGGGCGCCGCGATTGCGCTGATACCGGGCGCCACCTCAGACGCCGCAGCGCTTTCGGACTTCGTCAAGGAACGCGTCGCCGCTTACAAATATCCCCGTCGGATCTGGTTCGTCGATGAACTGCCCAAGGGGCCTACCGGCAAGATCCTCAAACGCGACATCACCGTTCCCCAGGCTAGCCCGGCGCAGCAGTGA